Sequence from the Piscinibacter sp. HJYY11 genome:
GAGCGGCCGGTGCTGCGCGCGGGCCGCGAGTTCTGGGTGGGCCACCTCGCAGGCCAAGAGGTCGTGGTGGTGCTGTCGCGCATCGGCAAGGTGGCGGCGGCGACGACGGCCGCGCTGCTCTTGAGCGAGTTCGACGTGTCGCGCATCGTCTTCACCGGCACGGCCGGGGGCCTCGCACCGGGGGTGAACGTGGGTGACGTGGTGGTGGCCGATGCGCTGCTGCAGCACGACATGGATGCCTCGCCGCTCTTTCCGCGCCACGAGGTGCCGCTCTATGGCCGGGCCCGCTTTGCGACCGATGCCACGATGTCGGCCGGGCTCGCCCAGGCCTCGCGCACGATGCTCGCCGACCTGGGCGCGCCGCAGGCCCGCGTGCACTGCGGGCTCGTCGTGAGCGGCGACCGCTTCGTCTCCGAGCGCGCCGAGAACGACGCCCTCTGCGCGCGCCTGCCCGACGCGCTGGCCGTCGAAATGGAAGGCGCCGCGCTCGCGCAGGTGTGCCACGATTTCGGCGTGCCGTTTGCCGTGGTGCGCACCGTGTCGGACCGGGCCGACGATCACGCGCACGTGGACTTCAACCGCTTCGTGGCCGAGGTGGCGAGCCGCTACACGCTCGGCCTCGTGCAGCACTATCTCGACAAGCTGCCAGCGCCTTGACCGGCTCGTGTGATGAGCCAGCGAGGGTGCACCATGCGGCGCTTCTCCCACGGCGCAGCAGCCATGCTGGAAGCGCGGGCTGTGCCGGCCTGCCACCCGCGAAGATGACAATGCGCCGATCTCATCGCAAAGGAACAACAAGATGACCGCTTTCGTGCCCCCGACTCCCGGCGAACAGCGTCGCCGCCAGGTGATGGGCGATGCCTTCGTCGACCGGGCCTTGAACAACGCCAGTGCGTTCACGGAGCCGCTGCAGGCGCATGTGAACGACCAGGCCTGGGGCTCGACCTGGCTGCGCGGCGGCCTCTCGCTCAAGGAGCGCAGCCTGTGCACGGTCGCGATGCTGGCCGCGCTCGGCCACACGCACGAACTCAAGGGCCACCTGCGCGGCGCGATGAACAACGGCGCCACGCTCGCCGAGCTGCGCGAGGTGCTGCTGCACGTGGCACCGTATGCCGGCGTGCCCGTCACCTCGGCCGCGTTCCGCGCCGCCGAGGAATGGATGGCCGCCGAGGGCTTGCAGTTCGAGGAGGAGGACCGAGCATGATGCGCTTCGTGCTGCTGCCCACGCGCGGCTTCACCACCGACGAGCCTCACAACGCCGCGGCGATCGAGACCTTCCTCACCACCATGGCCGACCCGGGGCCGCGCCGGCTGCCGGCCCCGCCGTCGGCCAAGGCCGCCCGGTTCACCGTGCTCGATTCGATCCACAGCAATGGCGCCAAGCTCGTGGCCATGTCCGACGTGGCGCTGATGCGCCTGAAGCGCGAGCAGCCCGGGCTGCGCGTGGTACCCGAGGTCTTCTACCCGCCGGCACGGGCACCGCGGCCGCGCATCATCGAGAGCGCGCAGATGTTTGCCTCGCGCACGGTGCTGGAGCGGCACACGCTCAAGGTGGTGCTGAAGGAGACCGGCCAGGCGCTGCGCGACGTCGATGTCATCGCCTTCAGCGACGTGGCCGCCGGCAAGGGCGCGCAGGGCACGACCAACGGGCGCGGCCAGGTGAACCTGGACTTCCCGCGCTCGGTGAAGGTGCTGGAGCGTGTCTACGTCTACCCGGCCCACACCGGCTGGCCGGTGCTGCTGAACCACTGGCCGCTGCGGGCGGGCACGATCGAGGTGCCCGCGATCGCGCTCGATTTCATCGACTCGCGGGCCAAGGCCTACCCGAAGCGTCATCCGGGCGATGGCCGAGGCGTGACGGTGGGCGTGATCGACACCGGCGTCGGCCCCCATGCGGCGCTCACGGTCGCCGGCGGCATGAACGCGGTGACGGGCGAAGACCCGGCCGACTGGTCCGACAGCCATGTGCACGGCACGCATGTGGCGGGGATCATCGCGGCGAATGGCAATGTGGGCGGCTTCCTCGGCATCTCGCCCGCGGTCACGCTGCGCGCCTACCGCGTGTTCGGCAAGAACGCCGAAGGTGCGTCGAGCTTTGCCATCGCGAAGGCGATCGACCGCGCGGTGGCCGACGGCTGTGACCTGCTCAACCTGAGCCTGGGCGGCGGCCCCAACGACCCGACGACCAGCGATGCGATCAAGGCCGCCCGCGCCAAGGGCGTGGTCTGCGTGATCGCCTCGGGCAACGAGGGCGGGCCGGTCGCGTGGCCGGCGCGGCACCCGCTGGCGGTGTCGATCTCCGCGCTCGGCTTCAAGGGCGCCTGGCCGGCGGGTGCGATGCAGGTGCAGACGGTCACCGAGCCGCTCGGCAAGGAGCAGAGCTTCATCGCCGACTTCTCCAACACCGGCCCCGAGATCGACCTGGCCGGGCCGGGGGTAGGCGTGATCTCCTGCATCCCCCATGACCGTTTCGGCGTGATGGACGGCACCTCGATGGCCTGCCCGGCGGTGACGGGAGCACTCGCTCGCCGGCTCGCGGCCGACGCTGCAACGCTTGCCCTCCCGCGCGACGGCGACCGGGCCGATGCGATCGTCAAGCTCGCGCTCGCGGCGGCGCGCGACATGGGCCTGCCGCCCCTTGCGCAGGGCGCCGGGCTTGCGCAATAGTCGACTGCTCGCTTGACCTGCGTCATGCTGCGGAAAGAAGGCGGCGCGTATCATGAACGCGCTCTTCTCTTTCGCCGCCCCGCCTCCATCTCGACGCCCATGAGCCGATACGTCTTGCGCTATGCCGGCACCACGCCTCGCCATGCCGAGTCGGGGGTGGACACGGCCGAGGTGGTGGCACGTGCCGGCGCCAAGGTGATCGACGACGCGCCCGACATGCTGCTGGTGGAGGCGAATGCCACCACTGCCCGCACCATCGCGCACCTCTTGCCCGAGTGGCAGATGAACGCCGAGGTGATGACGCCGCTGCCGGCGGTGCCTCGGCCGAGCGTGCGGCCCTCGGCCCGCGGCCGGCGCCGCTGATCCCCTTCGCCCTCGTCGCTTTTTCGTACCCGGCCTGAAACCGGCCCGGGCGCATACTGCGCGCCGTCCAAGAACACGACGGAGACGGCGCGATGAAAAAGGTCCAGTGGGGCGTGCTCAGCACCGCCCGCATCGGCACGGCGAAGGTGATCCCCGGCCTGCAGAAGAGTGCCTGGTGCGAGGTGCGCGCCATCGCGTCGCGCAGCGATGCCACCGCCCGCGCCGCCGCCCAGGAGCTGGGCATTCCGCTCGCCTACGGCAGCTACGAGGCGCTGCTCGAAGACCCGTCGATCGAGGCCGTCTACAACCCGCTGCCCAACCACCTGCACGTGCCGCTCACGCTGGCCGCCGCGCGCGCCGGCAAGCACGTGCTGTGCGAGAAGCCGATCGCCATCACCGCCGACGAGGCCGCGCAGCTGCGGGAGGTGGCGGGCCGGGTGCACATCATGGAAGCGTTCATGGTGCGCTTCCACCTGCAGTGGCTGCGCGCACGCGAGCTGGTGCGCACCGGTGCGCTCGGGGAGCTGCGCTCGGTCCAGGTGGCGTTCTCGTACTTCAACGACGACCCGGGCAACATCCGCAACATGGCCGACATCGGCGGCGGTGCGCTCTACGACATCGGCTGCTACCCGATCGTGGCCGGGCGCTTCTTCTTCGAAGGCGAGCCTGAGCGGGTGATCGCGCTCGTCGACCGCGACCCGCGCTTCGGCACCGACCGCACGACCAGCGCGCTCGTCGATTTCGGCCAGGGCCGCCGGCTCGACTTCACCGTCTCGACTCA
This genomic interval carries:
- a CDS encoding carboxymuconolactone decarboxylase family protein, whose amino-acid sequence is MTAFVPPTPGEQRRRQVMGDAFVDRALNNASAFTEPLQAHVNDQAWGSTWLRGGLSLKERSLCTVAMLAALGHTHELKGHLRGAMNNGATLAELREVLLHVAPYAGVPVTSAAFRAAEEWMAAEGLQFEEEDRA
- a CDS encoding Gfo/Idh/MocA family protein — protein: MKKVQWGVLSTARIGTAKVIPGLQKSAWCEVRAIASRSDATARAAAQELGIPLAYGSYEALLEDPSIEAVYNPLPNHLHVPLTLAAARAGKHVLCEKPIAITADEAAQLREVAGRVHIMEAFMVRFHLQWLRARELVRTGALGELRSVQVAFSYFNDDPGNIRNMADIGGGALYDIGCYPIVAGRFFFEGEPERVIALVDRDPRFGTDRTTSALVDFGQGRRLDFTVSTQSVPYQRLQLIGTKKRLEIRIPFNAPLGETTEIFLDDGAQLADASAVAETLPACDQYTLQGDAFAKVVRGEMPLPYGVDDAVQNMRIIEAMFRSEKSNRWEPV
- a CDS encoding 5'-methylthioadenosine/adenosylhomocysteine nucleosidase — translated: MKRIAIVGAMHEELRALLDAMPDERPVLRAGREFWVGHLAGQEVVVVLSRIGKVAAATTAALLLSEFDVSRIVFTGTAGGLAPGVNVGDVVVADALLQHDMDASPLFPRHEVPLYGRARFATDATMSAGLAQASRTMLADLGAPQARVHCGLVVSGDRFVSERAENDALCARLPDALAVEMEGAALAQVCHDFGVPFAVVRTVSDRADDHAHVDFNRFVAEVASRYTLGLVQHYLDKLPAP
- a CDS encoding S8 family serine peptidase; the encoded protein is MMRFVLLPTRGFTTDEPHNAAAIETFLTTMADPGPRRLPAPPSAKAARFTVLDSIHSNGAKLVAMSDVALMRLKREQPGLRVVPEVFYPPARAPRPRIIESAQMFASRTVLERHTLKVVLKETGQALRDVDVIAFSDVAAGKGAQGTTNGRGQVNLDFPRSVKVLERVYVYPAHTGWPVLLNHWPLRAGTIEVPAIALDFIDSRAKAYPKRHPGDGRGVTVGVIDTGVGPHAALTVAGGMNAVTGEDPADWSDSHVHGTHVAGIIAANGNVGGFLGISPAVTLRAYRVFGKNAEGASSFAIAKAIDRAVADGCDLLNLSLGGGPNDPTTSDAIKAARAKGVVCVIASGNEGGPVAWPARHPLAVSISALGFKGAWPAGAMQVQTVTEPLGKEQSFIADFSNTGPEIDLAGPGVGVISCIPHDRFGVMDGTSMACPAVTGALARRLAADAATLALPRDGDRADAIVKLALAAARDMGLPPLAQGAGLAQ